A window of Acropora muricata isolate sample 2 chromosome 6, ASM3666990v1, whole genome shotgun sequence genomic DNA:
ttgtgttagtttgatgttccagatgatagatatcggatccttgttattGCCTATTTCCACGCCTGgcctattcactttctagattgacggctgttattcatcagttttcttcaaccgattcgtgaagattttgtctcaagatccattagacttttgaaaactaataaggcgtttggccttgataaaattagtgtgcgtctcttaaaagattcggtggacgttattactccttctttaacaaatttacagataaatattaaCTATTttcatgaatgtgaacttcaataaaattcttgaaacgttaatttttcaaaggtcttatgcacagtatttacatcaaatacacatcccataaccataaacaggttatgaaaagcgggggcagctctagtgatcactatttctagttattatTATGGACTAGAATGAaggttaaagtggtactatgatcaaaaagtcatcataccttttcttttatgtttcgaAAGTATGTATTATAGGTACCTACCATACCTAATTTTAAGCCATGACTTTGACGAgaagtccgactttttgaactacgaattctcaaaacgattgcccgccattactcaattcaaaaatggtctagttcaaaagagagagttgggccgagggaggatgtgacgtcatccaatcaaacaACGCAACAACTTGACGGCAATGCGAGCGTAGACAAAAAACACACGATGAAGGATAAAACAAGACCATCGCACTCTTCTTCTGCATACTTAAGAAGCCACGTTTGTTTagatgtcttgattggatgaggTCACATCCTCTCTCGACCCAACTCTCTTTTGAACTTAGCCATTTTTTAATTGAGTAATGGCGGCGTTTTGAGAATTCatagttcaaaaagtcggacttctcgtcaaaatcatggcctaaaatttggcatggtaGGTACCTATAAATCATACTTTCGAAATGTAAAAAGAAGAGGTCAggtgatttttgatcatagtaccactttaattaAAGGAGCTTGCAAAACTAAACTATTTTTACTTGTTAATCAAAACTGTCAAAAGGGAATCATTATTGGTGATAAGGTGAAATGCGCTTTGTATAatttttacaagtgtttggagGGAATATAGGCCactttaattttgtaaatagtAGGTATAGTCATCCTCTAGAATTCAAGGCGCAGGTGGCAATGCACGTTGTTCGCGTGTATTTTCTGTGTTTCAAAACAACGGGTATTTTATCTCTCCTCAGCTATCGATTGAACGTTGAAGTGGAGGAAAACTCGTTTTTGCGTAAAAACCATAGAAGAGGGATGGAGTGTGATGTTATAACGTGAGTGTGTCATTTCTATTTGTAGACTCTTCCAGGGGCTACTCTGTTTTTAGTGTACATCATAAAAGAGATGGAATAATGTTGAAGTTCTTCAGTTTTTAACTGTCGTTGTTGTCTTCGCGTAAGCTACAGTACTCCATGTTTTCATGGAAATAGTCGTGCAGTTTCACAGCATGTATTAAAATGGAACCAATGTATTATTTCCAGCATTCAAAGAGCTTGGAGGGAATACAaacgaaaaagtcaaaatacATGGTGTCCAGATTCTGTCGGCACCTACAGTGGCACCTTTCGCATCAGGACAAACCCATTTACGGCGAGTAGTGAGGATGATCTGTCAGATGTTTTTAATGACAGTCTTGAACAAGTGACCGAAGAAAACTTCAGAAATACAGAGAAATATGGACTGCGTAGAAGTATTTGCGATAGTGAGTGGAATATAGAAAGCGATCATTTGAATGATCCAGTGAGTTCACAACCAGAGCTGCCCTCGCCAACAACTGACTGGGAATCGATAGAATCGTGTCTGACTTCTGAGGGAGAAACGCAAGATTTGGAGCACAGCGAGCCCATAGATTCATCCAGTGATCGCTTGAAACAATTCTCGTTGAAGCCAAAGGATTTGCAGATTTGTTTTGTGGACGATACTCTTCTGAGTGATATTGAAGGTGACGAAGATAGTTGTCTAATTAAAGAGTACATTATTGATAAACAAGAGATTTCTGATGAAGAGAAAAGAGACTCAGGCTGTGTTGCCGGCGATGATGAAATGTCAGAATCGTTCAGTATAAAAACAGTCAATCCCGAAGCACTGAAAAGTCAAGATATATCGCAAGCGGAAACCGAAAAGGTTTTATTAGAACTGAAGAAGCAAGACAGTGACTGTGGAGAGAAGGATGAGAAATATTCTATTGTTATGTCAGGCTGGACCGAGAGGAGACTAAATGAATTGACTGTTGCTGAACTAAGAGAACTCGAGAAAAATATGGCACAGCTTATTGAAGGTAAAGTGAAATGGGACGAAAACAAGGAAAGGGTGGACCAAAAGTATTCTTTTCGCTGTCAACGTGGTAGTATAGGCTCTATAGGAATATATACGTAAACCTCTGCTCTTTTTGGTTtgataatttattcattttctcCTTGGTGAGTCAAAGCCATGTATTGACctgtttttttaatgttttcagCCCAGAACGAAGTTTTGGTCACCGAGTTAATGACAAGAGACAGTCTTCACCTGAAGCAAGATTCCCTTCTTATGGAGGTGGAAGATGCATCAAAGTAAGGCTCCTGCTTCTAtcttaaaatttgttttgtaacCCATGATGACCTTATTTGGGTTATTGAATTCAACATCGAAAATACAGTTCCTGgatatttgttttctgaatAAACTGGAGATGGTGTGACATGAGCATTTATCCGTTATTCGATCACGTTTTGGTCGCAGAAATCCCCCCATGCAAGTTTTTCGGAAGATCTATTGGCattaaaatgtttaaatttctttgtttcgttttgcTTGACGCTAATCAGAACATTGAGCCGTCTTCCACTGAAGAATTCCTGATCGATCCCTCTTGCAAACCTGCAAGTTATTGGCGCCCCCCCTTCCCACCCTCATTAAAAGAAAGGCTGGAGTGGAAAAAGGAAATGCTGACAGCATGCGAGTCTTGTTACTTATTAAGAGTTTGTATGTTTACTTCTGCACACAGACTTGCACAAGCACAATATCAGGTGACTCAGAAAGGCAGAAAGAGCAGCTAGTTCTGCACTACACTGCACTGCCCTGCACTAGTCCACACAGCTCTTTTGTTTCTGGACCTTATTTCCTCTCCATTTCCTCTTAGGCATaaaatacaggcatcaagagtttcagtatCCTTTGTGgtacagaaagtgagcaccaagtcttgaatggcagtcATATTTTTGTCTCCTTTACGCTAGTATTATTATTTGGCGGTAAGTTCCAATATTTGCGTGAAAGGAGACAAGAGGTACTCACTTTCTTTCCCATAACTCGTAGcgtccaacaaaggaaactgaaactcttgatgcctgtattacCTAAAGACCGGAATATATATTGGATTGTAGGTTAAAGTTGAGAGGTAGGAAGCGCAAACGATGTTTACGTCTTAGTTCAACTTGAGGCAGTTTTAAATATGTGAGAGTATCAGATCTGTTTTTCAAGCCGGGAAAACAAATAGCTTATAATTGCAGGATTTCCTGTGAGATGTTAATTTTAAGCATGCGTAGAATGCGACTCTGTGGCTGGCAGTGTAAAAAGTGGGGCGAAGAAGTACCCATACCTCTAGTTGTGTTTTCTGGTCTCGAGAGATTATGTTCCAGGTAGAGGACAGGATTTCCTCCT
This region includes:
- the LOC136920723 gene encoding aspartic and glutamic acid-rich protein-like isoform X3 is translated as MAGKPSTTTINGDDRGDRNGSSYQDTNVYDNEGNILPHLFGLRFDDTLQHLDMGAIKKNSYSKTREAMAAIHPTLAKKIIPLPNEMSREESAAVCIQAHFRGYLARKIFVQLLYDKYMKEHEEMEARRKQQVEEGELLVENYRLNVEVEENSFLRKNHRRGMECDVITIQRAWREYKRKSQNTWCPDSVGTYSGTFRIRTNPFTASSEDDLSDVFNDSLEQVTEENFRNTEKYGLRRSICDSEWNIESDHLNDPVSSQPELPSPTTDWESIESCLTSEGETQDLEHSEPIDSSSDRLKQFSLKPKDLQICFVDDTLLSDIEGDEDSCLIKEYIIDKQEISDEEKRDSGCVAGDDEMSESFSIKTVNPEALKSQDISQAETEKVLLELKKQDSDCGEKDEKYSIVMSGWTERRLNELTVAELRELEKNMAQLIEAQNEVLVTELMTRDSLHLKQDSLLMEVEDASNC
- the LOC136920723 gene encoding aspartic and glutamic acid-rich protein-like isoform X2, which translates into the protein MAGKPSTTTINGDDRGDRNGSSYQDTNVYDNEGNILPHLFGLRFDDTLQHLDMGAIKKNSYSKTREAMAAIHPTLAKKIIPLPNEMSREESAAVCIQAHFRGYLARKIFVQLLYDKYMKEHEEMEARRKQQVEEGELLVENYRLNVEVEENSFLRKNHRRGMECDVITIQRAWREYKRKSQNTWCPDSVGTYSGTFRIRTNPFTASSEDDLSDVFNDSLEQVTEENFRNTEKYGLRRSICDSEWNIESDHLNDPVSSQPELPSPTTDWESIESCLTSEGETQDLEHSEPIDSSSDRLKQFSLKPKDLQICFVDDTLLSDIEGDEDSCLIKEYIIDKQEISDEEKRDSGCVAGDDEMSESFSIKTVNPEALKSQDISQAETEKVLLELKKQDSDCGEKDEKYSIVMSGWTERRLNELTVAELRELEKNMAQLIEAQNEVLVTELMTRDSLHLKQDSLLMEVEDASKTLSRLPLKNS
- the LOC136920723 gene encoding aspartic and glutamic acid-rich protein-like isoform X1: MAGKPSTTTINGDDRGDRNGSSYQDTNVYDNEGNILPHLFGLRFDDTLQHLDMGAIKKNSYSKTREAMAAIHPTLAKKIIPLPNEMSREESAAVCIQAHFRGYLARKIFVQLLYDKYMKEHEEMEARRKQQVEEGELLVENYRLNVEVEENSFLRKNHRRGMECDVITIQRAWREYKRKSQNTWCPDSVGTYSGTFRIRTNPFTASSEDDLSDVFNDSLEQVTEENFRNTEKYGLRRSICDSEWNIESDHLNDPVSSQPELPSPTTDWESIESCLTSEGETQDLEHSEPIDSSSDRLKQFSLKPKDLQICFVDDTLLSDIEGDEDSCLIKEYIIDKQEISDEEKRDSGCVAGDDEMSESFSIKTVNPEALKSQDISQAETEKVLLELKKQDSDCGEKDEKYSIVMSGWTERRLNELTVAELRELEKNMAQLIEAQNEVLVTELMTRDSLHLKQDSLLMEVEDASKLAQAQYQVTQKGRKSS